Below is a genomic region from Cyanobacterium sp. T60_A2020_053.
AAGTTTATGAGAGATTGTCACTTATTTTAAAAAGGTCATCGCCTTTAATATTACAGTTGTTTCAACCTATCAGAAAATTGCACATCATCCCGCAATGATGCAACGCCGTTTTTTTTATAATACCACCTGATAATTAGCCTTTGATCAAAAAGTGTTGTTGTGAGGGCAAATTGACAATGGATAATTGATAATTTAGGATTTACGCACTGATTATTAAATATTAAAACTTCATAATTCATAATTCATAATTCATAATTCATTAATTCCAGATTGCTTCAATCTGTTTAATAATATCTTTTGCTTCATCTTCAATATTTTCACTATGTAAAATAATAGTAATATGACCTAATTTTCTTCCTAACCTAGTTCCTTTTTTATTATACCAATGAATAAAACTATGGGGAATTTTTGACAGTTGATTTAACTTTAATTCATAATCAGTATCAGGGTTATTATGACCTAATAAATTAACCATCAGCGCCCCTCGCCCCAGTAAATTTAACTTGGTAAAAGGCTTCCCCGTAACCGCTTGTAACTGTAAAGCAAATTGAGAAGTAATACAACCATCAAGGGTATAATGTCCAGAATTATGGGTGCGGGGTGCTGTTTCATTAACTAAAATATTACCTTCTTTAGTTAAAAATAATTCAATACCCATTACGCCAACATAATCCAGCGCCCTCAACAAAGTTTGAGCAATATTTTCTACGGTTTTTTGTTGAGATAAACTAAGTTTAGTAGGGGCGATTACCCAATGACAAATTTGATTTTTTTGGTAAGTTTCCACCACAGGATAAATCACAATTTCCCCCGTCACACTACGCGCGGCTATCACCGCCAATTCCCTCTCGAAAGGGATAAATTCTTCAATTAATACATCTGTATGGTGTAACTGAGCCAAAGCAGAATTTAACTCAGTGTTATTTCTAACAACTATTGTACCTTGCCCATCGTAACCATGACGACGAGCCTTCAGCACCACAGGAAAACCAAACTCTTGACAGTCACCAGCGCCCTTCAAAGCCTTAAATTTTGGCACGGGTAAGCCCAAATCAGCTAAAAAAGTACGTTGATCATATTTATCCAACAAAGGCGCTAAACTCTGTAAAGAAGGACGAAAACAAACCCCCTCATCTGCTAATTTCTGCAATCCCTCCAAATCCACAAATTCATTTTCAAAGGTAATGACATCACAATATTGAGCTAATTCTTTTGTACCAGAAAGAGAGGTGACGGGCGCTGGGATTATTTTATCAGCAAGACTTACGGCAGAATCATGCTCATC
It encodes:
- a CDS encoding 5-(carboxyamino)imidazole ribonucleotide synthase, which translates into the protein MTTVGVIGGGQLAWMMAKEAPTIGVKLMVQTPDEHDSAVSLADKIIPAPVTSLSGTKELAQYCDVITFENEFVDLEGLQKLADEGVCFRPSLQSLAPLLDKYDQRTFLADLGLPVPKFKALKGAGDCQEFGFPVVLKARRHGYDGQGTIVVRNNTELNSALAQLHHTDVLIEEFIPFERELAVIAARSVTGEIVIYPVVETYQKNQICHWVIAPTKLSLSQQKTVENIAQTLLRALDYVGVMGIELFLTKEGNILVNETAPRTHNSGHYTLDGCITSQFALQLQAVTGKPFTKLNLLGRGALMVNLLGHNNPDTDYELKLNQLSKIPHSFIHWYNKKGTRLGRKLGHITIILHSENIEDEAKDIIKQIEAIWN